A region from the Desulfobacterales bacterium genome encodes:
- a CDS encoding TSUP family transporter: MIDLSCGCLGILFTAGVLAGFVDSIAGGGGMITIPALLAVGFPPHLALGTNKLQSSFGSLTAALNYRSGNMVRFRELTLGISFTALGAFAGTMTVHVISADFLEHMIPALLVVIFIYMLCNPNLGTVYRPYRIAPWLFYLLFGCLIGFYDGFFGPGTGTIWTIAFVLWLGFDIKKATAHTKVLNFTSNIVALVTFTLGGHVILFPGVTMGLGQIIGAYLGSHLVLKRGTRFVRVFFLCVVAITIAKLLWSTYN, translated from the coding sequence ATGATTGACCTGTCCTGCGGTTGTCTCGGCATCCTGTTTACTGCCGGTGTCCTTGCCGGTTTTGTTGATTCCATCGCTGGAGGAGGGGGCATGATAACCATCCCGGCGCTTTTAGCTGTCGGCTTTCCTCCTCACCTGGCGCTGGGCACCAATAAACTGCAATCGAGTTTCGGCAGTCTGACCGCGGCACTGAACTACCGCAGCGGCAATATGGTGCGGTTCCGAGAGCTCACACTCGGTATCAGCTTTACCGCTCTCGGTGCGTTCGCCGGAACGATGACCGTTCATGTCATATCGGCGGATTTTCTGGAACACATGATCCCGGCTCTTCTTGTCGTCATCTTCATATACATGCTCTGCAATCCCAACTTAGGAACAGTGTACAGGCCTTATCGCATAGCCCCCTGGTTGTTCTATTTGTTGTTCGGATGCTTGATTGGATTCTATGACGGGTTTTTCGGGCCGGGTACGGGGACTATTTGGACGATTGCCTTTGTCCTGTGGCTCGGATTTGACATCAAGAAAGCAACCGCACACACAAAGGTTTTGAACTTCACGAGTAATATCGTGGCATTAGTCACATTCACCCTAGGCGGACACGTCATCCTGTTCCCTGGTGTCACGATGGGTCTCGGGCAAATAATCGGCGCATATTTGGGCTCACATCTGGTGCTGAAGCGTGGCACTCGATTTGTCCGGGTCTTCTTTCTCTGTGTGGTGGCAATCACAATAGCTAAACTGCTATGGTCGACGTATAATTAG
- a CDS encoding anthrax toxin-like adenylyl cyclase domain-containing protein, with protein sequence MKTDKLKACSVTGFVDIHASACEAVAKQMNCIILFREPGVMACGLIKEKYCMKGFRIDTKSCNWGPMSGFVCVDPRLTKDSVYEDRNMTWTSEALSGHIVERFFGKVTDAQWVADVMPIAISKQRIEELTSKGVIKPQADGSEFVGESKATKGDTLLYWRLVPVGNATNWWLRVDGGTPSGYYVICVNTRGAHAFKQRYPSGVNPIRFRGHETILGLINPGTKHRGFKACVTADYDLFGIWPKSGSADLMSTRHNLNAALLAKTAQGAMPPLAGGGVVRMKGIDDRLKSQGHFEHHRFGDVSARVMLIKAILNSALIGAAGYSGGNAIHHNDEAGNFALAKGSLRDCLPLIGFTPNHGTVLIENLVDFKELVTAARASGFKEQAKRDWLNQAGID encoded by the coding sequence ATGAAAACGGACAAATTGAAAGCGTGCAGTGTGACCGGTTTTGTGGATATCCACGCGTCTGCCTGTGAAGCGGTCGCCAAGCAAATGAACTGCATCATCCTGTTTCGCGAGCCAGGCGTGATGGCTTGTGGTCTTATCAAAGAGAAGTATTGTATGAAAGGCTTTCGCATTGACACCAAGTCGTGCAATTGGGGTCCAATGAGTGGCTTTGTCTGCGTCGATCCCCGACTGACCAAGGATTCGGTGTATGAAGATCGCAATATGACGTGGACCAGCGAGGCGTTGAGCGGTCATATCGTGGAACGGTTCTTCGGCAAAGTCACGGATGCCCAATGGGTGGCCGATGTCATGCCAATCGCTATCTCGAAACAACGCATCGAAGAATTAACGAGTAAGGGCGTTATCAAGCCGCAAGCTGATGGCTCAGAATTCGTTGGCGAATCGAAGGCGACTAAAGGCGATACCCTGCTGTACTGGCGCCTGGTGCCTGTTGGAAATGCGACCAACTGGTGGTTGCGTGTCGACGGCGGAACGCCATCAGGGTACTACGTGATCTGCGTCAACACGCGGGGAGCCCACGCGTTCAAGCAGCGCTACCCGAGTGGCGTCAATCCCATCCGGTTCCGCGGACATGAGACCATTCTCGGCTTGATAAATCCGGGAACGAAGCACCGTGGATTCAAAGCCTGCGTGACTGCCGACTACGATCTATTCGGGATCTGGCCCAAATCGGGATCAGCGGATCTCATGTCTACCAGGCATAATCTCAACGCCGCGTTGCTGGCAAAGACAGCGCAGGGAGCGATGCCGCCGTTGGCTGGCGGCGGTGTAGTCAGAATGAAAGGCATTGATGATCGCCTGAAAAGTCAGGGGCACTTTGAGCATCACCGGTTTGGAGATGTCAGTGCCCGCGTGATGTTGATCAAGGCCATTCTCAATTCGGCCTTAATTGGAGCAGCGGGCTATAGTGGCGGGAATGCCATTCATCACAACGATGAAGCAGGCAACTTTGCCCTCGCCAAAGGCTCACTCCGAGATTGCCTTCCGCTAATCGGCTTCACGCCAAATCATGGAACGGTATTAATCGAAAACTTGGTCGATTTCAAGGAACTCGTGACCGCCGCTCGTGCGTCCGGATTTAAGGAGCAAGCAAAGCGGGACTGGTTGAACCAGGCTGGCATCGACTGA
- a CDS encoding transposase, with protein sequence MSRSIRIAYPKAWYHVMNRGRRVENIFLEKSDYKMFVALLQETSEAWNIRIAAYCLMPTRYHLLVHTPEANISRAMRHLNGLYTQRFNSRRYLDGSLFRGRYKSIAAIYLIRKLRRDRLKEIGLAFMLKKYSTVSSIIERMKSRMKNDQNLKKRIKKLEAQLKKSQEQT encoded by the coding sequence ATGTCTCGTTCTATCAGAATAGCCTATCCCAAGGCCTGGTATCATGTCATGAACCGAGGCCGAAGAGTGGAGAATATCTTTTTAGAAAAATCCGATTACAAGATGTTTGTCGCACTGCTTCAAGAAACCTCGGAGGCGTGGAACATTCGAATTGCTGCATACTGTTTGATGCCCACCCGCTATCACCTGCTCGTCCATACGCCTGAAGCCAATATCTCTCGCGCCATGCGACATCTAAATGGCTTATACACGCAACGCTTTAACAGTCGGCGTTATTTGGATGGCTCGCTTTTTCGCGGTCGATACAAATCTATTGCGGCGATCTATCTGATTCGCAAATTGCGTCGTGACCGCCTAAAAGAAATAGGGCTCGCTTTCATGTTAAAAAAATACAGTACTGTCAGCAGTATCATCGAAAGAATGAAATCCCGGATGAAAAATGATCAGAATCTGAAAAAACGTATCAAAAAGTTGGAAGCGCAATTAAAAAAGAGTCAAGAGCAGACTTGA
- a CDS encoding DUF4019 domain-containing protein produces the protein MRTKHVILMSMLLICFGFSLSWADSETERAARSAADAWLSPIDSGNYSGSWKEASTYFKGAVSEQSWSASLEAVRKPLGKFFSRNMLKAQESSSLPGAPDGRYVIMSFTTSFEHKKSAIETVTFMLDKDGKWRAAGYFIQ, from the coding sequence ATGAGAACAAAGCATGTCATCCTGATGAGCATGTTATTGATCTGCTTCGGTTTCAGTCTTTCGTGGGCTGATTCCGAGACCGAAAGGGCAGCACGTTCTGCCGCTGATGCGTGGCTTTCTCCCATTGATAGCGGTAACTATTCGGGCAGCTGGAAAGAAGCCTCCACCTATTTTAAAGGAGCTGTATCTGAACAAAGCTGGTCAGCATCGCTGGAGGCAGTCCGCAAACCGCTCGGAAAATTCTTCAGTCGAAATATGTTAAAGGCACAGGAATCAAGCAGTCTTCCCGGGGCACCAGACGGAAGGTATGTCATCATGTCTTTTACGACATCATTCGAGCACAAGAAATCAGCTATCGAAACAGTAACATTCATGCTCGACAAAGATGGAAAATGGAGGGCGGCAGGATACTTCATCCAATAA
- a CDS encoding LemA family protein, whose amino-acid sequence MIKNRVRYMMLFLALSLISGCGYNTMQQNEETVFKAWGDVESSLQRRADLIPNLVETVKGYASHEKETLEAVIEARSKATSVQLSHKDLGSAEAMERLSQSQGGLSSALSRLMVIVERYPDLKANQNFLDLQNQLEGTENRINVARQRYNQAVELFNFSIRKFPDSLTNSLLLHLERKEYFKAEETAKSAPKVKFTQ is encoded by the coding sequence ATGATTAAAAACAGGGTTCGTTACATGATGTTGTTTCTCGCACTCAGCCTGATATCCGGCTGCGGATACAACACGATGCAGCAGAATGAAGAGACGGTGTTCAAGGCATGGGGGGACGTGGAATCCAGCCTCCAGAGGCGTGCCGACCTGATCCCCAACCTTGTGGAGACCGTCAAAGGGTATGCGTCCCATGAAAAAGAGACGCTTGAAGCGGTTATTGAGGCCCGGTCCAAGGCAACCTCAGTGCAGCTGTCCCACAAGGATCTGGGCAGTGCAGAGGCCATGGAACGTCTCAGCCAGTCGCAGGGGGGATTGTCTTCCGCACTGTCCCGGCTTATGGTCATTGTTGAGAGATATCCGGATCTTAAAGCCAATCAAAATTTCCTGGATCTTCAAAATCAGCTGGAAGGGACGGAAAACCGCATCAATGTAGCGCGTCAACGGTATAATCAGGCGGTGGAACTGTTCAATTTCTCTATCCGGAAATTTCCGGACAGTCTTACCAACAGCCTTTTACTCCACCTTGAACGAAAGGAATATTTTAAGGCGGAAGAGACGGCAAAAAGCGCGCCCAAGGTTAAATTTACCCAATAA
- a CDS encoding YgcG family protein, producing MMNKPVTIRLIKYIWMGCLGIFLCAALAHGLEVPKLNGRVNDFAGMLSPATENQLETVLTDLERTDSTQIVVLTIPSLEGENIEEYSIRVADAWKIGQKKIDNGAILIISKNDRKLRIEVGYGLEGTLTDLIAGRIIGNIIAPQFKTGNFDQGVTDGVQAMIQVVRGEFKATEETRRAPGPSRGHSNLFSVVVFLFLINLMGRIRRPLGALFGGILFPILGAMFFNLGLLWSVLMIPIGVICGLLMSLFGSPLSFSSTPSQRRHGGGFWLGGGGGGFGGGGFSGGGGGFGGGGASGGW from the coding sequence ATGATGAATAAACCTGTGACGATAAGGCTGATAAAATATATATGGATGGGCTGCCTGGGCATCTTTCTTTGCGCTGCCCTGGCCCATGGACTGGAAGTGCCAAAGCTCAACGGACGGGTGAACGACTTTGCCGGCATGCTGTCTCCTGCCACTGAAAATCAACTCGAGACCGTGCTCACCGATTTGGAACGGACCGATTCCACGCAGATTGTTGTGCTTACCATTCCCTCTCTCGAAGGAGAGAATATCGAGGAATACTCGATCCGAGTCGCCGATGCCTGGAAAATCGGTCAAAAAAAGATAGATAACGGTGCGATACTTATAATTTCTAAAAACGACCGCAAGCTTCGCATCGAAGTTGGATACGGCCTGGAGGGGACCCTGACCGATTTGATAGCCGGACGTATCATCGGAAACATTATCGCCCCCCAGTTCAAAACGGGCAATTTTGATCAGGGCGTGACCGATGGAGTTCAGGCCATGATCCAGGTGGTCCGTGGAGAATTCAAGGCGACAGAGGAGACTCGCCGGGCACCTGGTCCTAGCCGGGGGCACTCGAATCTGTTCAGTGTAGTTGTCTTTCTTTTTCTGATCAATTTAATGGGAAGGATCCGACGCCCGCTCGGGGCCCTGTTCGGAGGCATCCTTTTTCCGATCCTGGGGGCCATGTTTTTTAACCTCGGTCTGCTCTGGTCTGTGTTGATGATCCCCATCGGTGTCATCTGTGGACTTTTGATGAGCCTGTTTGGTTCCCCTCTCAGCTTTAGTTCCACCCCTTCCCAACGCAGGCATGGAGGAGGCTTCTGGCTGGGTGGCGGCGGCGGGGGTTTTGGCGGCGGGGGTTTTTCAGGGGGCGGCGGCGGTTTCGGAGGCGGGGGCGCCTCCGGCGGGTGGTAA
- a CDS encoding TPM domain-containing protein, with protein MKSLAQQFLSDQDMEKIIQTVREVELRTAGEIVPMVVSRSYSYPMADVIGAVVFALPISLILSHFIGGWLWIGHENMWLFSGVLTACFIAFHQICKHILWLKRLFISPREIDEEVEEAATTHFFREGLHRTREETGILIFISVFERKVWVLGAEGINKKVSKDQWDKIVHIITDGIRQKNQTEAICLAVKEAGQMLEKYFPIRQDDRDELKNLIMEDE; from the coding sequence ATGAAATCTTTAGCCCAACAGTTTTTATCCGATCAGGACATGGAAAAAATTATTCAAACGGTCAGGGAAGTGGAACTGAGGACCGCCGGTGAAATCGTCCCGATGGTGGTTTCAAGAAGTTATTCCTATCCCATGGCCGATGTGATCGGCGCAGTGGTGTTTGCGCTTCCGATCTCATTGATACTCAGCCATTTCATCGGCGGCTGGCTGTGGATCGGCCACGAGAACATGTGGCTTTTTTCAGGCGTTTTGACAGCCTGTTTCATCGCCTTTCATCAGATTTGTAAGCACATCCTCTGGCTGAAGCGGCTATTCATCTCCCCAAGGGAAATCGATGAAGAAGTTGAGGAGGCTGCGACCACCCATTTTTTTCGTGAGGGGCTTCATCGAACTCGGGAGGAGACAGGCATTTTGATCTTTATCTCTGTTTTCGAACGCAAGGTCTGGGTCCTTGGCGCCGAGGGTATCAACAAAAAGGTGTCAAAGGACCAATGGGATAAAATCGTTCATATCATTACAGACGGAATTAGACAGAAAAACCAGACAGAGGCCATCTGCCTTGCAGTGAAAGAGGCCGGCCAAATGCTTGAGAAATATTTCCCCATCAGGCAGGATGATCGGGATGAGCTCAAAAACCTGATTATGGAAGATGAATAA
- a CDS encoding MBL fold metallo-hydrolase, producing MKLTVLVDNNTYIDNYFLAEPGLSFFIEDQDTRLLFDCGYSHIFFENARKMGIDLLFLDYLVFSHCHMDHTWGVDTLIREYTNAILQNHLHKKPELVAHPKAFISTVIDGVGEIGSIISEEKLKQQFKLSLSSVPVHLTDRLVYLGEIPRKFSFESHHPLGRKEGETQDDFVIDDTALAYKSEDGLVIITGCSHAGICNILEYARRVCRDDRIVDIIGGLHLLNPPKEQMQGTLDYLKGLGLKKLHACHCTDFDSKVCLTAVAPVKEVGVGLCLEYR from the coding sequence ATGAAATTAACCGTTCTTGTGGATAATAATACGTATATCGACAACTATTTTCTTGCTGAACCGGGGCTTTCGTTTTTTATTGAAGATCAGGATACAAGGCTCCTTTTTGATTGTGGTTACAGCCATATTTTTTTTGAAAATGCCCGGAAAATGGGGATTGATCTGCTTTTTCTGGATTATCTTGTTTTCTCACACTGCCATATGGATCACACGTGGGGAGTGGATACGCTTATTCGTGAATACACCAACGCGATCCTCCAGAACCATTTGCATAAAAAACCGGAACTCGTCGCCCATCCAAAAGCGTTTATCAGTACCGTCATTGACGGCGTGGGTGAGATTGGTTCCATAATATCTGAAGAGAAACTGAAACAGCAATTTAAACTCAGCCTCAGCAGTGTTCCTGTTCACCTGACGGATCGACTTGTTTATCTTGGTGAAATTCCGCGTAAATTTTCCTTTGAATCTCACCATCCGCTGGGTCGCAAAGAAGGGGAGACACAGGATGACTTCGTGATCGATGATACGGCGCTCGCGTATAAATCAGAGGACGGATTGGTCATAATAACAGGCTGTTCTCATGCCGGCATCTGCAATATACTTGAATATGCCCGACGTGTTTGCAGAGACGATCGAATTGTCGATATAATCGGCGGATTACATCTGCTCAATCCTCCAAAAGAACAAATGCAGGGAACGCTCGATTATCTGAAAGGACTTGGATTGAAAAAGCTGCACGCCTGCCATTGTACCGATTTTGACTCTAAAGTATGCCTGACAGCGGTAGCACCCGTAAAGGAAGTAGGGGTCGGGCTGTGTTTGGAATATCGGTAG
- a CDS encoding DnaJ domain-containing protein, with the protein MQNKDYYAVLEVASDAGVEEIKRSYRRLALCYHPDTNGGDTESEERFKQINEAYSILSDGDTRRRYDAYGHAGFQENGSYDDDLSARFSGDPRGFGGNFHCRGKGMGGGFGRRGCGMRGHFPFGFETRGGRQAARWIVDLPLTSAEARTGTVKEILFNAGDVTVRVNLKTPAGMEAGGLVLMKAENTEQVRQDICFRVVLVD; encoded by the coding sequence ATGCAGAATAAGGACTATTATGCTGTTTTAGAAGTGGCAAGTGATGCCGGCGTGGAAGAGATCAAACGCTCATATCGGCGTCTTGCGCTTTGTTACCATCCGGATACAAATGGTGGGGATACTGAATCAGAGGAACGTTTCAAGCAGATCAACGAGGCTTATTCTATTCTGAGTGACGGGGATACCCGCAGGCGCTATGATGCATACGGGCATGCCGGATTCCAGGAAAACGGCAGTTACGATGATGATCTCAGTGCCCGGTTTTCAGGCGACCCGCGTGGATTTGGCGGTAATTTTCATTGCAGGGGAAAAGGCATGGGGGGCGGATTTGGCCGAAGAGGCTGCGGCATGAGAGGCCATTTTCCTTTCGGCTTTGAAACCCGCGGGGGCCGCCAGGCCGCCCGATGGATCGTCGACCTGCCCCTGACATCTGCCGAGGCCCGCACGGGTACGGTAAAGGAGATTTTATTTAACGCCGGCGATGTCACGGTGCGCGTGAACCTGAAAACCCCGGCGGGCATGGAAGCCGGCGGGCTGGTGCTGATGAAGGCTGAAAATACGGAGCAGGTTCGACAGGATATCTGTTTTCGGGTGGTCCTGGTGGATTGA
- a CDS encoding 4Fe-4S dicluster domain-containing protein: protein MPGDISRRAFLKGSLTSACMLAASQVPAGAAITDGTEQLATLIDISKCVGCGACVEACKDMNSPKFPRPEKPFPKMVPARVPVEDWSEKQEVTDRLTPYNWLFIQHATVRVNGEETELTIPRRCMHCVNPPCVKLCPWGAARQLENGISVIDSDLCLGGSKCKKVCPWQIPNRQTGVGLYLDLLPAFAGNGVMYKCDRCYDRISKGELPACIEACPEGVQTIGPREEIIEAARKQAKQINGYVYGETENGGTNTLYVSPIPFEEIDKALETGKGKPHLKPVENSMGQANALVAAMALAPIAGIAAAAGKLYHRVKTEKQGESDASR, encoded by the coding sequence ATGCCCGGAGATATTTCCAGAAGAGCTTTTTTGAAAGGCAGCCTGACATCGGCCTGCATGCTTGCCGCATCACAGGTGCCTGCAGGCGCTGCGATTACAGATGGAACGGAACAGCTTGCCACGCTCATCGATATCAGCAAATGTGTAGGTTGCGGGGCCTGCGTGGAGGCCTGCAAAGATATGAATTCACCAAAATTTCCAAGGCCTGAAAAACCTTTTCCGAAAATGGTACCCGCCAGGGTGCCTGTGGAAGACTGGTCCGAAAAGCAGGAAGTGACTGATCGGCTGACGCCTTACAACTGGCTCTTTATTCAACACGCCACCGTCCGCGTGAACGGAGAGGAGACCGAGCTGACCATCCCCCGGCGCTGCATGCACTGCGTAAATCCGCCCTGCGTGAAATTATGCCCGTGGGGCGCTGCCAGACAGCTGGAAAACGGCATATCCGTCATTGATTCTGACCTGTGTCTGGGCGGCAGCAAGTGTAAAAAAGTCTGTCCGTGGCAGATTCCCAATCGCCAGACAGGTGTAGGGCTGTATCTGGATCTGCTGCCGGCTTTTGCCGGAAACGGCGTAATGTACAAGTGCGACCGCTGTTACGACCGGATCTCAAAAGGTGAATTGCCCGCATGCATCGAGGCTTGTCCTGAAGGTGTTCAGACCATCGGACCCCGGGAGGAAATTATCGAGGCAGCGCGAAAACAGGCCAAACAAATCAACGGCTATGTATACGGAGAAACGGAAAACGGAGGCACCAACACACTGTATGTCTCTCCGATCCCTTTCGAAGAAATAGATAAGGCGCTTGAAACCGGCAAGGGCAAGCCACACTTAAAGCCTGTGGAAAATTCCATGGGACAGGCCAACGCCCTGGTTGCGGCTATGGCACTGGCGCCGATAGCCGGAATAGCCGCGGCTGCCGGAAAATTATATCACAGGGTAAAAACGGAGAAACAAGGAGAATCCGATGCATCCAGATAA
- a CDS encoding sigma-70 family RNA polymerase sigma factor, with product MKKNQEKKTIHDNDTKLIRAINSGRRELFYELVKRHEHSLYNFGLRMCGEPRDAEDMVQDTFLNVYRYLDGFRYETRFKNWLYRIATRACIKKRRKSIYAPEKELSLEEFLPSDESQIPDEVPEWALMPIDKLLNRELNGMIRDAILALPEKYRVVIVLRDLEGFDTAETAQISGITPVNVKVRLHRARLFLRDKLKAYFHHDD from the coding sequence ATGAAAAAAAACCAGGAAAAGAAAACAATACATGATAACGATACCAAACTGATTCGAGCCATCAATTCCGGTCGGAGGGAACTGTTTTATGAGCTTGTAAAAAGGCATGAGCACTCGCTTTACAATTTCGGTCTTCGGATGTGTGGTGAGCCCCGGGATGCCGAAGATATGGTTCAGGACACCTTTTTAAATGTTTACCGGTACCTGGACGGTTTCAGATATGAGACCCGATTCAAAAACTGGCTGTACCGGATCGCCACACGCGCATGTATCAAAAAACGCAGAAAATCCATATATGCTCCGGAAAAAGAATTGTCTCTTGAAGAATTTCTGCCATCGGATGAATCCCAGATACCCGATGAGGTGCCGGAGTGGGCGCTCATGCCCATCGACAAGCTGCTGAACCGGGAGCTGAACGGTATGATCCGTGATGCCATTCTGGCCCTTCCCGAAAAATACCGGGTGGTCATCGTTCTTCGGGATCTGGAGGGATTTGATACCGCAGAAACGGCGCAAATTTCAGGCATCACCCCCGTTAACGTCAAGGTGAGGCTCCACCGGGCCCGCCTTTTTTTACGAGACAAACTCAAAGCGTATTTTCATCATGACGACTAA
- a CDS encoding zf-HC2 domain-containing protein has protein sequence MTTKPYPHQECLRLFEKLSEFIDDELDAVTCQDIEQHLKDCRACTACMQTLKKTVELSKCTGSHPVPETFSENLKNLIRKMS, from the coding sequence ATGACGACTAAACCATACCCACATCAGGAATGCCTCAGGCTCTTTGAAAAACTGTCTGAGTTTATCGACGATGAACTCGATGCGGTTACCTGCCAGGACATCGAACAGCACCTGAAGGATTGCAGGGCCTGTACCGCCTGCATGCAAACCCTCAAAAAAACCGTTGAACTGAGCAAGTGTACCGGTTCACATCCGGTACCGGAAACATTTTCCGAGAACCTGAAGAATTTGATCCGGAAAATGAGCTGA